The DNA region GAGAGAATGGTTCCCTCCGCGCTGATCAGTTCAATCCTGCCCGCCCCCTGGCCGAAATCCGGCGCATTCCAATTCCGCGATACTTCCCGCTCATCCAGGCTGATCGCCAGCCATCCGAGACGGCGGAAATCGTAGATGCTGCGGATCGACCGAAACAAGGTAATGACCTGCGTATCCCCGGCATAATCACGAATCCGGTAAACGTCCGACCACCTTTTTCCGCCGGCGGCGATAGCTTCCTTAGCGGCCGCGGGAAGCTCGCTTTCGTACCAAGTGGCCGTGGACAAACCGACGTCAAACCGCTCCGGGTAAACGGCGATATTGGCGATATAATGCTTGGAGGCGGCCAGATTCGTCATGCGCCCGACAAGCGCCGTCCGTTCGGCTTCCACATCCTCGTTTCTGCTTAGATAGGCCTGTAAATCGCGCTCCCCGATCAGGAAGATCGACAGCGTCTCGATGTCCTCCAGCATAAACCGCAGGTTGGCGTCCATCTGCTTCAGCATGTCGCTGCCGGTCAGCTTGGTTTTTTCCTCGGTGATGTTGGAGGAGATCAAAAAGGCAAACAGACCAAGCGCCAGCATCGGCACGATCATAGACCCCGCGATCACTACCGACAGCCGCCGCTGCAGCGATGAAGTCAGCCAACCTCGCATGATGCCCCTCCCCTTCTCTCTAAGGTGATATGGAAACCGTCTACTCTGACTTGCTTTGTTGGCCCCCCGCCAAGGCCCGGACTTCGGTTTTGAGCCAAAATAAGGACTTAAATTGTCGTTATCCCAGAAATATCCTTCCATTCGAGAAAAATAAAGGCATTTTATGTCGCTATTTTCTCGACTCGCAAGGAAATTCCCGAATTCTGGTCCGTTCACAGGAAAATAAGTACATAAAACGCCGTTAATGGAAGTAAACACGCTAGAGCTTGGATAATAAGTACACAAAGTGCCGCTATTCTGAAGGGCGATGGTCCTCGTTCCAGATGTTCGTCGTCCCAGATGACTGTCGTTCCAGTGACCGCCGTTCCAGACGATCGCCATTCCAGTTAATCCTCGTTCCAGTTAATCCTCGTTCCAGTTGACCGCCATTTCCGGACGATCGCTCGCCCCAGCAGCCGACTGTCAAACCAAACGCCGCTTACCATATAGCTGAACAATTGATGTTGAACTATTGATTTGAACGGATCAGGGCAGCCGCGCGAAATGCTCTTACCTGCCCCCTATCCTTTCACCGCGCCGGCGGTCATCCCCTTCATCATCTGCTCCTGGAACAGCAAATAAAGCGCGATCGTCGGCAGCACGGACAGCATCATCGCCGCCAGCGTCAAGCCGTAATCCGTTTGGTAGCCGTCCGCAAAGTTGGCGATGGCCAGCGGCAGCGTTTTGAGCACCGTTTTGTTGATAAACACGAGGGCGAACGAGAAATCGTTCCAAGCGTGCAAAAAGCTGATGATCGTGACCGTGGCCAGCGCCGGCACCGACATCGGCAGCATGATGCGGAAAAACAGACCCCACAGCCCGGTCCCGTCGATAAACGCGGCCTCCTCCAGCTCGCGCGGCACGCTCGTCAAATACGCCGTCAGCACGAAAATCGCCGTCGGCAGCGCAAAAGCGGTATAGGGCAATATCAACGCCCAATAGGTGTTCAGCAGCGACATCTGCTTCATCAGGATAAACAGCGGCACCAGCGTGCTGTGAATCGGGATCAGCATGCCGACTACGAAAAAGGCGAGCACCCCGCCCTTCCAGCGAAACTGGAAGCGGGCCAGCACAAAGGATGTCAGCGCCGCGATAAACAGCGTAAGCGCCAACGATCCGGCCGACACCACCAGCGAATTGCCGAAGGCCGATCCCAGCCGCGAGCTTTCCCATGCCCGCAAAAAGTTGTCCCCGCGCCACACCTCGGGCAGCCCGAAGGGACGGGCATAAAAATCCGCATTCGTTTTAAAGGCGCTGATCACCAGCCAAAAAAACGGGTACAACGTTAAAATGCCATAGATCGTCAGTCCCGTCCATAGAATTCCATTCCTTATTTTTCGCAGAACGCCATGTCCGTCTCGCGGCGGCGCTTCTGCGGATATCGGCGTAGCCGTGTGCATCCCTGAATCCTCCCTTCTTGATTACGCCGTGCTCTCACGCCGCGCTTTTCCTACGGCTCGTCAGCCATTGGCTCGTTCCGATCAGCAGCAAACTGATCACCATAATCGTCGTCGAGATCGCGCTGCCAAAGCCGTAGCGGTAGGTCGAAAACGTCGAGTTGTACATATACGTCGCCAGCAGCTCGGTGGCGTGGGCCGGTCCGCCTTTCGTCATGATGTACACGAGGTCAAACGACTTCAGGCTCCCGGAAATGCACAGGACGACCGCGACCTGAACCGTGTTTTTGATCATCGGCAGCGAGATCGCCACCAGTTTGCGCCCCCCGGACACCCCGTCGATTTTGGCCGCGTCGTGGATTTCCCCGGGGATATTTTGCAAAGCGGATATGAAAATGATCAAATACAGGCCCGCATAACTCCAGATCAGCGGCGGCAGCAGCGAATAGATGGCGATATTCCCGTCCGACAGCCACTGCAGCTTCCAGCTCTTCAGTCCAAGCGCATCCAGCAAAAAGTTAAGAATCCCGATTTGCGGATGGTAAATGTACTGCCAAATCATCCCGATCACCACCGTCGAAAGCACCATCGGCAGAAAAACGGCCGAGCGCAGGAACCGCTGCACCCCGTTCTCCTTATGCAGCAGCACCGCCAATGCCAGCGCCAGCGGAATTTGCCCGAACACCGAAGCAAGCACGAAAATAATGTTGTTTTTCAGCGCCCGCCAAAAGACAGGATCCCGCAAAATTTCCGCATAATTGCCGAGCCCGTTGTACTTCGCCTCGCCGATGCCCGACCAGTTGAAAAAACCGTAATACGCCGACCAGACGACCGGTACAAACACGAACAGCGCATAGAGAATCACGGCGGGCGCCAGGCCCGTGAAGATAAAACGCCTGCTACGCAGCGCATTCATAAGTCTCACTTCCCCTTGATTAAAATAACCCCCTCCCCTCAAGGGGAAGGGGTCTAAGTTTAGTTCGCCGCTACGGCAGCCTGCGTATCCTGGATTTTACGGGCGATTGTCTCCGGATTGCCGCCCATCAGCAGCTCCTGCAGCCCGTTGTTGACCACCTCGACCGTGGCCGAGCCAAGCTTGGAATCATAGACCGGCACAATTTTGATCCCCTGTACCAAGTCGTACAGTTCCACGAACAGCGGGTGCGCTTTGCTCTTGTCCAGCTCGATGTTGTAGCTGACCAGGGTGCTGCTGTCCAGCGTCGCCTTTTGCCCGTCCGGCCCGGCCAGCGCGTAAAACAGCTTCATCGCCGCTTCCTTTTTGCCGCCATCCAGCTTCTTGCTGACGCCAAGACCCGTTCCCACGACGCCGGAGGTCGTAGCCGGATCGCCTTTGCCGCCCGCAATCGCCGGAACGATCGTGATATGCGTGTTGTCCAGCACCTCAGGCGGCGCGTTGTTAACCAGGTTGGCCAGCGCCCAACCGCCGTTGACGACCATCGCCGCGTTGCCCTGGAAGTACAGCTGCATCATTTGCGTTTCGTCCAGGCTGTTGAAGCCTTCCTGGAACGCGTTGATTTCCCCAAGCTTTTGGAAAGTCTTAAGCGCCTCGATAAATTCAGGGTCGGTAAACTTGGCCCCATTCTGCTCCACCGCTTTCAGAAACCAGTCCGTCCCCGTAATCCGATCCGCCACCGTGCTGAAAAACGTCGACTGCGCCACCCAGTTCGCTTTGTTGCCCAGCGCGATCGGAATCACGCCGTTGTCGTTAAACGTTTGGATCGCCGCCTCCAGCTCCTCCCACGTTTCCGGCACCTTGACGTTGTATTTTTTGAACAGTGTATCATTGTAAAAAATAAAAGAGCTCGGCGCCAGGTTCATCGGTACGGAGTAGATTTTGCCGTCCACGGTGTAACCGTCCAAGGCGTTCGGGATGAAGCCGTTTTTCCAGTCCGGGTTGGCGTTCAGTTCGTCATCGATCGGCTGCAGCAGATCGCCTTTGACGAACTCCTTCGTCATGGCGTCCGGCCACATCACGAACAAGTCGGGCATTTCGTCGGCCGCCGCCACCGTGCGCAGCCGGGTTTTCAGCCCGTCGGTCGGCAGCCCTTCGTCGACCACCTCGATGTCCGGGTTTTGCGCCCGGAAATCTTCAATGATTTTCCGCATCGCTACCGCCTTGGCGTCCTGCCCGGTCCAGTTATGCCAGATCGAGATGCTCACCTTCTCCCCGCCATTCCCGCTGCCGCTCCCGGCGGTTTCGCCTCCTCCGCCGCACCCGGCCAGCAAAAGCGCCAGCATGGCGGCGCTGCATATCATAGCGATCCATTTTTGGGTCAGTCTCTTTTTCATATCCGGTAGTTCCCCCCTCGTTTTATGCTTAACCCCATTGTAATGTTAGCGCTATCAATTTTGTAAGGTGACGATTCGCGGCATGAGGGGTGAAAAATTTCGGATGGGGCCCCGCGCGATTGGAGCGATTGATATGCGGTTTCTACCCGCGAGTAGAGTCAGGTTCTTATCGATCAACCCAAGCAACTGTTGTAAGGCAACCAGCCAATCGAATGTGCCGACTTCGTCGCACAGCAAATAAAACACGCCGCTGAAGGAGCGTGCGTTGTACTTTACCTAGTTTGTGCCTTGGTGCCCCTGCATGCTGCCTGCCTTTGCACGATTATCCCTTTCGTTCATGGAGCAGGGGATGGAGGCTAGAGCAAGAGTTCCAAAAAAAGAGAGAAGAAAAGGAGAGGGGAAAAATGAGGCGGTTCAGGTGACATTTTCGGCTTGATTAGAGAACGTATGTTTGGTATAATGAAATAAACGGAACTTATGTTCGTGTATTCTTGATTCGGGAGGTAAGCGGATATGGAAGCCAATGCGGGAACGGAACTTCAACCATTCAGCAGCCGTTTTAACAGCGAGCAGGACTGCATGGAGGCGCTGATCGCGATGAAGTGGCCAAACGGCTTCGTCTGCCCGCGCTGCGCTCAAACCCGGTGCAGCTATCTGACCTCCCGGCATATCCCTTTGTTCGAGTGCGGAAAGTGCAAGCATCAAACATCGCCTTTGGTCGGCACGGTTTTTGAAGGAACGCCTCTCCCCCTGCTCAAGTGGTTCGAGGCCCTGGATTTATTCCTGCTGGAGGGCGGCATCTCGGCGCTGCGGCTGAGCAAGGTGATCCGGGTCGCCTACAAGACCGCCTGGTCGATGCTGCACAAAATACGTCATGCCGTGGGGGAGTTCGATGCCCGGGAGCTGCTCTCTGGAGACGTGAAAGTGAACAGTGATCAGTATGGGCGTAATCCGTCCCGGTGTCAGCTTTCGCATCCGTACGCCTCGGCGGTCGTAGCCGGCTGCACGGTCACGGAGTCGGGCGAGCCGGAGCAGGTCAAAATCCGCCTGGTGCCGTATAAGCGGGGAGACGGGAAAATGGCAAACCGTCACGATCTAACCGCTTTTATTAGCGGGCATGTGGATGTCCGTACATCGGCGGTACAGTTGTTTCCTCAGGCCTTTCGGCTGTATGCTCCCTTGCGGAAAGTGGTGAGGGAGGCGTGGAAATCGCTGAAGAGTACGTATGGAGCCTTGGGACTGAAGCATCTGCAGGCGTACCTGAACGAGTACACCGTACGCCGCCGGCTGCGCCTGCAAGGAGGACGGCCCGGAGCGGAAGAAACGATGCGGCAGCAGTTGCTGCAGATGTGTGTGGCGATTCCGGCGATCCCTTACCGCCGGCTGATCGCGCGCCAACCGAACCAGCCCCTTGCGGCTGCGGCCTGATCGAGACGCTGGAAACGATGGGGGAGTTTGATGCAGATCAACTTAATGGGTCCTTGATCTCCTGTCTTGATTTTTGTCTTGATTTCCTGTCTGATCTGATTCACCTCCCCTAAACCTGATTCCTTCTCCTAAGCCCGTCTAAATTATCTCGAACCTATCTGCTTCTCCACAAATTTTTTTTCTCCCGAGTTTGTCTTTCTCTCTGCTACCTGATCAAACGGGATAATCGTGCAAAGTCTCCGGACAGCGAGTGTTGATCTGCCGCCCCCCCACTTCCCTGTCCTCAAGCTTTCAACACCCTTCCGCGTTTCTTGCCACGATCGGCTTTCGACTTGACTGGCAAGCAAGGATTATAAGGTTGAGCCAGACACCTCTTCCGTCCGCCTATCTTAATTCTTTGAACACCTTCAGCTCAGGGACTCAAGCTGATTTTTGTTCTCAGAAAGTTGAGTTATAAATTCTAAGGTGAAAAAACAAGGCCGCCCCAACGCAGTTCAACACTGCTCCGGACAGCCACGCCTTCGAATAAAGGTTGCTGAGTTCTTCCCCTAAGGGTTGCCAAGATATTCCCCATTAGAAGCGATGACTTTTTTGTACCAATAAAAGCTTTTTTTGCGGACCCGCTCCAGAGTTCCGTTCCCCTCGTCATCCTGATCCACGTAAATGAATCCGTATCTTTTTCGCATCTCGGAGGTGGAGGCGGAGACCTGGTCGATGCAGCCCCAGGTTGGTGTAGCCCCAAAGCTCCACCCCATCCTTGATCGCTTCGCCCATCTGCTCGATATGGCGGGCAAAATATTCGATCCGGTAATCATCCCGGATGCTGCCGTCCGCTTCGATCCGGTCGACCGCGCCAAGCCCGTTTTCCACGACGAACAGCGGAATCCGGTAACGGTCGTACATCTCCTTCAAAACGATGCGTAAGCCAACCGGGTCGATCTGCCAGCCCCACTCCGAGGATTCCAGATAAGGGTTGGCCAGCCCGGACGACAGATTGCCCGCCGCCTGTCCCGCCCCGCCGCGCACCGCGCCTTCGGGATTGGCGCTGGTCGTGACCGACATGTAATAGCTGAACGCTAGATAATCGACGAGATTGTCTCGCAAAATCGCTTTGTCCCCAGGTTGCATCTCGACCGCCACGCCGGTTCCTCCCAGTACCGCTTGATGAACGACGGGTAAACGCCCGCGCACCTGCACGTCCGTGCAAGCCTGAAAAGCCAACTGCTTCGGATTAACTTCACCTTCAACAAGTACGCCGGCTCCCAAAAAAGGCGCCTTCAAAGTACAATTAATCTCGTTAAAAGTCAGCCAATATTTAACCTTGCCTTTGTAGTGCATAAACAAAGTTTCCGCATAGCGGACGAACAGTCCGATCAGTTCCCGGGAAGCCCAGCCGTTGTAGCGCCGCACCAGCTCAACCGGCATCTCGTAATGAGAGATCGTCACCAAAGGCTCGATCCCGTGCTTCAACAGCTCGTCAAACACCCGGTCGTAAAACGCCAGCCCCGCTTCGTTGGGCGCCTCATCGTCCCCGTTCGGAAAAATCCGCGGCCAGGAGATCGACAAGCCGAACACTTTAAAGCCCATCTCCGCCAACAGCGCGATATCTTCCTTATACCGGTGATAAAAATCGATCCCCCGCCGTTTGGGGTAGTTGCCTTCCGTATCCGCGATCGCCTCCTCCAGCCGGGCGCGGGTCATGCCAAGCAGTTCCTCCAGGCTCCCGCGCTCCTCCGGCGGAACATAACGGACGACATCAGCGGTCGACAGCCCTTTTCCGGCTACGTTATAAGCACCTTCGACCTGGTTGGCCGCAACCGCCCCGCCCCACAAAAAATGTTTCGGAAAAACACTCGCCATAAACGAACCTCACCGCCTTATCATCTAAAAGTTCTAAGCCTGCACCGCCGCCTGCTCCCGCTCCTTCGCCTCGGCCGCTTGCTCATCGGCCAGCGCCTCGGCATCGGCCTTTTTAAAGAACGGATAGTACATCGCCACGCTGATCGCGATCAGCACGATTTGGAACAAGCCGACGCGCCAGCCGCCGGTCATCCAGCCGTTGAAAATGATAGGAATGCCCAGCGGAACCTGTACCCCGTTGAGGACGGACAAGATACCCAAAGCGGTCAGCAGGATGGCCAGTCCGCTCGTAATGATCGGCGTCACGATATGACTGCTTGATGTGGATGACCGGTTTTTTCGTAATCTCGTCCTACAGCGGGATCGTGGTCAGAATCAAGTCCAGCGGCTGGTCCTGCAGCTTGTCCAGCTCCGTGATGGAAGCCGTAATCACCGAAGCTTTGGGAAAAATCGACTCCAATTTCAGCCGGATCAAGTGCGCGCTGCCCCCGCCCGAAGAGCACACGACGGCGATCCGCCGGAACTGTTCGAGCCGCTGCTGCTTCATCCGCTCCAGATGGGTCGCAAAATGAAGGGCCACATAACCCGCCTCGTCCCGGGAGATTTTGAAGCCGTATTTCTCCTCGATAATTCCCGCGAACCGGAACGAAATGACGAAGACGTTGGCGTATTCGCTGTACACATCCTCCACCAGCGGAAACATATGCATCAGCAGCGCTTCCCGCAGCTCCTCGTCCCGGTTGAAACCGGTCAAAAACTCCTCGTCCAGCCTTTGTAAAATACGGCTCATCCCGCTGCGGAGCTCCGCTTTTTCCTCGTCCCCGATATGCTGGGCGATCGTTTTGCCGGACAAATGCAGCGCCAAATACTCGACCTCGTCCTGCGGCAGCGAAATGGCATATTCGACGGCGATCCAGTCGGCCACTTCCCTGGCCCTTGTTGTTCAAATCGAAGTTGTTTTCACGTTGTTTTTTCATTTGCAGCCGGTAGGCCGTCCGTAATCTCCAGACGGTAACCTAGACCGCGGATCATCCGGATGCGAAAGCCGTTTTTCTCGCCGTCTTTGTTCAGGCCTCGGATCAGCTCTCTGACCGTCCGTTCCGCCAGTCCGAGCTGATGTGTCAGCTCGTTCATTTTTACCGGGACCTGACTGCCGGTCAGAAGGTCGACAATCTTGCGTTCCCTCATGATGCAATCCCTCATGTGCGATACTAGTATCTGATGAAGCAACTCAGTTGGTTATAGCTCTAAAGTAGGAGATGCCCGCGCATATGAACAGTTTGGATTCTGCAATTGGGAGCGGCAAAAATCACAGGATAGCGTTGGCCAGCCCCGAAATAGCGTACTTTTTGGGCGTTATTCTGGCATTGTTCCCCTTTGCGCGCAAAATAACGGCAAAAAATGTCTTTATTCCCCCCGCTGCCCTCCGGAAGTACCGCCTTTTTACCGCCCACGACTAAAATAACGACATAAAAGGGCCCTATTTTGCGAAAGGACCGACATATCGCGTAAATAACGCCCTTTTGTTCCGCTATTTCCCCCGCCTGGTCTAGCCAGGAAAACTAGTTTAACAAAAAAGGACCCGCCCCAGGGGCAGGTCCAGGTCCAGCAGTTCCAAATGAGTTCATGTACAGCTAATCACACATCACGTATCCATGCTAATGTCGTCCCACGCTTCATTCCGGTGGCCGATCATCCAGAATAGGCCGCGGCGGCGTTCCATCACGACGCTTTCGATCAGGCCGCCCGCCGGCTCCCGGCCTTGAATCCGGTCGTTAACGCAGGCCCAATGCAGCCGGTAGATTCGGTCGGCCTCGTCCAAAATCTCTTCCGGCCGGCGCAGCGACGTCCGCTCCAGAAACTCCGCAAAGCCGCCGCAGCTTGAAACCGCCTTAATCGCAAAATCGCAGTCGCACGTATGGTCCGGAAAATCGAGCGAATCCACCACCCCAAGCGCCCATAGCAGCGCCCAATAGGCTTCGTACTGCCAGGTCAGGTTGATGGCGTCCTGACGGGCAGGCTCCGCTTGCTCCAACAGCTCTCTCTCCGCTTCGGTCAGTTCATCCGCCACCCCGAATTGATCCAGCAGGCCGGTCACAAAAGCTTTTGACTCCGCCAGATCGCTCTCCTGGGCGACATCGCACGCATATTGGATGACGATCAGCAGAGCCGCCGCCCGGCGGGCGATCTCCTCCCTGGATTTGACCTTAAGCTCGCTTAACGGCGGGAGCTCAGGCAGATGCTCCAAATACGGAATTTGCTTTTCTTTGAGATAAGCCAAATTACTTTGCTTTCTTTCCGCTCCCTCCGGGGTGGAGCGATCTTCGCCCCGAATTTTTCGCGTGCAGGCTCGCGGACTGAAGTCCGCGGCATCGGACCGGCCGTCCGGATACACGATCACCCGGCCGTCCCGGTCCAGCAGCGTACCGTCGGGGATAAACCCGATCCCGTCGACCTTCGCGGCAAGCTTAATGAAGCGTTCCAGGGAGTCCTGGCCGTACTCTTTTTCCGTTTCGATCGCCAGCATCGTGTTGATCACGGAGATTTGGAGCAGCACGCGGCGCTTCAACTCCTCGTCTTCAAACGGAATGCTGTCGTAAAATCCCATCATCCCCGGAATGTTGTTATCGAAATAATCCGGATCGGTATCCTCCGAGGCCACGCGAATCGTGATTTTGTTGCTTTTGAACCAGCCTTTCGGCAGGAGCGAAAACTCCGTTTCGCCCGGACCTCCACCGGTTATTTTAAAACCGTCCCCAAACGCCTCGTGGATCAGCCCGCCGATATCGCGGATATCGTTCCGGGAGGCAAAAATCGTAAAATAAGGCAAAAAGCTTCCTCTCCTTTTACAAAAGCGGCGGTATCGTTCATCATATAAACGGTTTACGCGCTAAAATAAAAAAGCGATGCTCCCGGCTCGTGACGTGCCCGTCCCGTTCAACAGCCTCGTGCAGTTCAAGCAGCCGTTCAAAGCAGCGGTCCACGGAAAAGCCGGCAAATTCCCATTCAATGATTTTGGCGAAAAAAACAAACGCGCCGACATCCTTAAAGCGCAGCTCCGGGAAGTATTCCCGGCGCTCCAGCACCTCAAACCCGGCCGCCTTCAGTTCGCCTGCGGTTTGGGATAAATTATAGTCCGCCGGCGGCGACAGCGACAGCAGAAACTCTCCGCCGCCCGTGCCCATATCCAGCATGACCGTATCTCCGCTCATTCGCGCCTGTACGTTTGCTTTATAATCCCAAGGAAGCTCTTCTTCCTCCATCCGGCCGGCCAGATAGGAGAAATCCCAACCTTGAAAGCCTTTCGTTTCTTCCGCTTGCCACAGTTTTCTTAATTCGTCTCGGTTCATTGCGTTCATCGAACAATTGCCCCTCTCTTTTTTTGAATATTTTAAAAAAACAGAGCGGTGCATTTGCCTGATAACCCATCAATTAAGCCCGGTGAAACCGGTTACCAGTTTGTCAACTGCACCGGGCAATTACCGCAGAGCTTACATCTCATCGTCAAATCACCTCGCTTGTCCTCTCAGAAAGTATTCCCAAGGCCTTGAACCTTGCGCCCAGACCACTTGTTGCGGCCCGATGGGCTATCCCCTTTGCCCCGGACGCTTACTTCAACCATATCATGGGGTCCCACCGGCAACGCCTTCCATATGTACCGTTTTAATCATACCATGCCCGCGATGGGGAGCAACAGTCATCGAGCGCTTTGGTACGGCCTTGGTACGGGTTTGGTACGGGTTTGGCACGGCCTTAACACAGCGCTCTGGCACGACCTTAACGCAGCGCTTTGGCGAAGATCCATTCCAGCCACTTCCACGGCAGCAGCGCTTTGCTCCAAATCAGC from Paenibacillus macerans includes:
- a CDS encoding carbohydrate ABC transporter permease yields the protein MHTATPISAEAPPRDGHGVLRKIRNGILWTGLTIYGILTLYPFFWLVISAFKTNADFYARPFGLPEVWRGDNFLRAWESSRLGSAFGNSLVVSAGSLALTLFIAALTSFVLARFQFRWKGGVLAFFVVGMLIPIHSTLVPLFILMKQMSLLNTYWALILPYTAFALPTAIFVLTAYLTSVPRELEEAAFIDGTGLWGLFFRIMLPMSVPALATVTIISFLHAWNDFSFALVFINKTVLKTLPLAIANFADGYQTDYGLTLAAMMLSVLPTIALYLLFQEQMMKGMTAGAVKG
- a CDS encoding carbohydrate ABC transporter permease, which gives rise to MNALRSRRFIFTGLAPAVILYALFVFVPVVWSAYYGFFNWSGIGEAKYNGLGNYAEILRDPVFWRALKNNIIFVLASVFGQIPLALALAVLLHKENGVQRFLRSAVFLPMVLSTVVIGMIWQYIYHPQIGILNFLLDALGLKSWKLQWLSDGNIAIYSLLPPLIWSYAGLYLIIFISALQNIPGEIHDAAKIDGVSGGRKLVAISLPMIKNTVQVAVVLCISGSLKSFDLVYIMTKGGPAHATELLATYMYNSTFSTYRYGFGSAISTTIMVISLLLIGTSQWLTSRRKSAA
- a CDS encoding extracellular solute-binding protein gives rise to the protein MKKRLTQKWIAMICSAAMLALLLAGCGGGGETAGSGSGNGGEKVSISIWHNWTGQDAKAVAMRKIIEDFRAQNPDIEVVDEGLPTDGLKTRLRTVAAADEMPDLFVMWPDAMTKEFVKGDLLQPIDDELNANPDWKNGFIPNALDGYTVDGKIYSVPMNLAPSSFIFYNDTLFKKYNVKVPETWEELEAAIQTFNDNGVIPIALGNKANWVAQSTFFSTVADRITGTDWFLKAVEQNGAKFTDPEFIEALKTFQKLGEINAFQEGFNSLDETQMMQLYFQGNAAMVVNGGWALANLVNNAPPEVLDNTHITIVPAIAGGKGDPATTSGVVGTGLGVSKKLDGGKKEAAMKLFYALAGPDGQKATLDSSTLVSYNIELDKSKAHPLFVELYDLVQGIKIVPVYDSKLGSATVEVVNNGLQELLMGGNPETIARKIQDTQAAVAAN
- a CDS encoding transposase → MEANAGTELQPFSSRFNSEQDCMEALIAMKWPNGFVCPRCAQTRCSYLTSRHIPLFECGKCKHQTSPLVGTVFEGTPLPLLKWFEALDLFLLEGGISALRLSKVIRVAYKTAWSMLHKIRHAVGEFDARELLSGDVKVNSDQYGRNPSRCQLSHPYASAVVAGCTVTESGEPEQVKIRLVPYKRGDGKMANRHDLTAFISGHVDVRTSAVQLFPQAFRLYAPLRKVVREAWKSLKSTYGALGLKHLQAYLNEYTVRRRLRLQGGRPGAEETMRQQLLQMCVAIPAIPYRRLIARQPNQPLAAAA
- a CDS encoding BglG family transcription antiterminator; the encoded protein is MADWIAVEYAISLPQDEVEYLALHLSGKTIAQHIGDEEKAELRSGMSRILQRLDEEFLTGFNRDEELREALLMHMFPLVEDVYSEYANVFVISFRFAGIIEEKYGFKISRDEAGYVALHFATHLERMKQQRLEQFRRIAVVCSSGGGSAHLIRLKLESIFPKASVITASITELDKLQDQPLDLILTTIPL
- a CDS encoding HTH domain-containing protein, with translation MRERKIVDLLTGSQVPVKMNELTHQLGLAERTVRELIRGLNKDGEKNGFRIRMIRGLGYRLEITDGLPAANEKTT
- a CDS encoding DUF4272 domain-containing protein, translated to MPYFTIFASRNDIRDIGGLIHEAFGDGFKITGGGPGETEFSLLPKGWFKSNKITIRVASEDTDPDYFDNNIPGMMGFYDSIPFEDEELKRRVLLQISVINTMLAIETEKEYGQDSLERFIKLAAKVDGIGFIPDGTLLDRDGRVIVYPDGRSDAADFSPRACTRKIRGEDRSTPEGAERKQSNLAYLKEKQIPYLEHLPELPPLSELKVKSREEIARRAAALLIVIQYACDVAQESDLAESKAFVTGLLDQFGVADELTEAERELLEQAEPARQDAINLTWQYEAYWALLWALGVVDSLDFPDHTCDCDFAIKAVSSCGGFAEFLERTSLRRPEEILDEADRIYRLHWACVNDRIQGREPAGGLIESVVMERRRGLFWMIGHRNEAWDDISMDT